One stretch of Acidicapsa acidisoli DNA includes these proteins:
- a CDS encoding CRTAC1 family protein — MLRNRGLLLNIVVANLLATCGLPAQQAPPPPGPSTSGIAGGIGAPAVYDEQKRPITAGGFVDHGTVVFADITKAAGLSGWTHKMGVPEKRFIVETNGSGVGLIDFDNSGWLSIYLVNGSTFDAMDGKETPLHAALFRNNHDGTFTDVAALAGVTNDRWGYGVSIADYDNDGWPDIYVGNYGKNRLYHNNHDGTFTDVAEKSGVALGNWSPGSAWGDYDGDGLLDLYVTGYVHLDRDNLPVAGTKAVGYASCLYRGANVNCGPRGLAGEPDHLFHNNGDGTFTETTTKAGVEDKNRYYGLTAIFVSLKGNGKPDLVVGNDSEPNYLYLNQGNGTFDDQSYISGVALNKDGQEIASMGIAAGDYENNGLIDFFVTDFGDDYKVLYHNDGNASFTDVSYKADVAQTTIPFVGWGDGFIDYDNDGWLDLFMVNGHVYPQVDQHNWGTTFAERPLLFRNVPDGKGRRFEYIPPVTGSGLADVIPARGAAFGDLFNDGKIDVIVNPIDGAPVLLRNINPDHHHWVEIKLVGGTRSPRDATCATVYLKANGMRMRQDVLASGSYISASDRRLHFGLGDATDAGTAEIHWPSGAKELVKLPAEDRIYTITEAKGITAALCGGSSCMVEAAPGSEHSNKNAKP, encoded by the coding sequence TTGCTCCGTAACCGCGGATTGCTCTTGAATATCGTAGTTGCTAATCTCCTCGCCACCTGTGGACTTCCGGCACAACAAGCACCACCCCCGCCTGGGCCGAGTACAAGCGGCATAGCGGGAGGCATCGGTGCTCCCGCTGTGTATGACGAACAGAAGCGCCCGATTACGGCGGGCGGATTTGTTGACCATGGCACGGTAGTCTTTGCGGACATCACCAAAGCAGCCGGGCTCTCGGGTTGGACCCACAAAATGGGAGTGCCTGAAAAGAGGTTCATCGTTGAGACCAACGGTTCTGGCGTCGGATTGATAGACTTCGACAATTCCGGCTGGCTCTCCATCTACCTGGTCAATGGCTCTACCTTTGACGCAATGGATGGCAAGGAGACACCGCTCCATGCCGCGCTGTTCCGCAACAACCACGATGGTACTTTCACGGATGTGGCCGCGCTGGCAGGCGTGACCAATGACCGATGGGGTTACGGCGTGAGCATTGCGGACTACGACAACGACGGTTGGCCTGATATCTACGTCGGCAACTATGGGAAGAATCGCCTTTACCACAATAACCACGACGGCACATTTACTGACGTTGCGGAGAAGTCCGGAGTAGCGCTGGGCAATTGGTCGCCCGGCTCCGCCTGGGGGGATTATGACGGGGATGGTCTGCTGGATCTGTACGTAACAGGGTATGTGCATCTCGACCGGGATAACTTACCAGTCGCCGGAACCAAAGCAGTCGGATATGCAAGCTGTCTGTATCGCGGCGCGAATGTCAACTGCGGTCCACGCGGCCTCGCTGGCGAACCCGACCATCTCTTCCATAACAACGGCGACGGAACCTTTACAGAAACAACCACGAAGGCCGGCGTCGAGGACAAGAACCGCTATTACGGACTTACCGCGATCTTTGTGAGCCTCAAGGGAAACGGCAAGCCGGACCTGGTGGTGGGCAACGACTCGGAGCCAAACTATCTCTATCTCAATCAAGGGAATGGGACCTTTGACGATCAAAGCTACATCTCTGGAGTCGCGCTGAATAAGGATGGGCAGGAAATCGCATCGATGGGCATTGCCGCGGGCGACTACGAGAACAATGGGCTGATCGATTTTTTCGTGACCGACTTCGGCGACGACTACAAGGTGCTCTACCACAACGACGGCAATGCGAGCTTCACAGACGTGAGCTACAAAGCCGACGTGGCGCAGACGACGATTCCTTTTGTAGGCTGGGGCGATGGTTTTATCGATTACGACAACGACGGCTGGCTAGATCTCTTCATGGTGAACGGCCATGTCTATCCCCAGGTAGATCAGCACAACTGGGGCACAACCTTTGCCGAGCGGCCGCTGTTGTTTCGCAATGTGCCGGACGGAAAGGGAAGGAGGTTTGAATACATTCCTCCGGTCACAGGGTCGGGGCTTGCGGATGTAATTCCAGCGCGCGGAGCAGCCTTCGGAGATCTCTTCAATGATGGAAAGATCGATGTGATCGTCAACCCGATCGATGGGGCGCCGGTTTTGCTCAGAAACATCAATCCGGACCATCATCACTGGGTGGAGATCAAGCTCGTAGGAGGGACCAGAAGTCCGCGTGATGCCACATGCGCTACAGTTTATCTCAAGGCCAACGGCATGCGCATGCGTCAGGATGTACTGGCCAGTGGAAGTTATATTTCAGCCAGCGACCGGCGATTGCACTTCGGTTTGGGCGACGCAACCGATGCAGGAACTGCGGAGATTCACTGGCCGTCCGGCGCGAAAGAGTTGGTAAAACTGCCTGCCGAGGATCGAATTTACACCATTACCGAAGCTAAAGGGATCACCGCAGCATTGTGCGGAGGCTCGTCCTGCATGGTGGAAGCTGCGCCTGGTTCCGAGCATTCGAATAAGAACGCCAAGCCGTAA